One Diabrotica virgifera virgifera chromosome 3, PGI_DIABVI_V3a genomic window carries:
- the LOC126881497 gene encoding uncharacterized protein LOC126881497, whose translation MQEISEERSSELQNSQDVINPSNQSKLYSTALTQPNKKFASKNQAILFNSLPNTKIEDYLNAIATKVDPNKILAISRIVNDRICVYFTTEETVTEFLRTDNGTIVINQERIQARKLVTPSEKLIISNVPPSIPHSIIETQLQNFAIHQITPLDFLRIGTTNSLFKHILSFRRYTYISPKNLENIPESILINYEQINYRIYFSLEKQSCYICKEQGHLASQCKKNTNTQTSIENSSPTAQPNYIQNCHPIITDAQPTIHPSQSSQQSTSPQSKETTNTSLFDSNPIQTPIQPDNVEMNNHSQNQPPTPSDTQSSKRAVSEITSPSTSVDQNPFKEPLRKSKKAKTIPEDNKTLAEDLIKCTSSFFQDNSDNGYLTQEELIDFFENAYGSADPLSIAKTYTEDIEGLLNFLTKIHPALTPKYLKSRCTRLKTKINKQLLLSAFSTDHSEYSSDASAEI comes from the coding sequence atgcaggaaatttcagaggagagatcttctgaacttcaaaattctcaagatgtcattaatccatccaatcaatcaaaattatattcaaccgctctgactcaacctaacaaaaaattcgcaagcaaaaaccaagccattttattcaattcacttccaaatacaaaaattgaagattatttaaatgccatagcaactaaagtcgatcccaataaaattctcgccatttccaggattgtaaatgatcgtatttgcgtatattttactactgaagaaacagtcaccgaatttttaagaacagataatggaacaatagtaatcaatcaggaacgtatccaagccaggaagttagtcacaccaagcgaaaaactgataatttctaatgtccccccatcaatacctcacagtattatagagactcaactacaaaattttgcaattcatcaaataactccattggattttctaagaataggtacaactaactctttatttaagcatatcttgagtttccgacgctatacttacatttctcctaaaaatctggaaaatattcctgagtctatattaattaactatgaacaaatcaattatcgaatttatttttcacttgaaaaacagtcttgttacatttgcaaagaacaaggtcatctagcctctcagtgcaaaaaaaatacaaacactcaaacatctatcgaaaattcatcacctactgctcaaccaaattatatccaaaattgccaccctatcataacagatgctcagccaactatccatccttcacaatcttcgcaacaatccaccagtccacaatcaaaagaaacaaccaatacttctctatttgattcaaatcccattcaaacacctatccagccagataatgttgaaatgaataatcacagccaaaatcaacctcctacaccctctgacactcaatcgtctaaacgagcggtgtcagaaataacgtctccttcaacatcagtagaccagaacccatttaaagaacctctgcgtaaatctaagaaagcaaaaactattcctgaagataataagactttagcagaagatcttattaaatgcactagttcttttttccaagataattctgacaacggatatttaacccaggaagaactaattgatttctttgaaaatgcatacggctctgcagatcctctcagcattgcaaaaacgtatacagaagatatcgaaggactactcaattttttaactaaaatccatccagcattaactcccaagtatctgaaaagtcgctgtacaagattaaaaactaagattaataaacagctattattatccgctttctctactgatcacagtgaatacagcagcgacgcctctgctgaaatttaa